The genomic interval ACCACCACGGCGTCGACGGCCGTCCGCGTGCTGCGCATGCCCTCGAGACTAGTGCCGCCAGCTAGTGCCGCGCGGGCCGGCAGAAGACGGCGACCGTGCGTGCCGGCACGCGGATCTCGCCCTCGCTGCACACCGCCCGCTTCACGACCGGGTCGGCGCCGCGGCGCTGGACCTCCGACAGCTCGAGCCCGTCGGCCATGTCGCTTACCAGCGGGAGCGTCACGTCGCGGGGACCGGCGTTGAACACCGTGAGCACGGCGTCGAGGAGCGGGTCGATCCTGGGTCCTCGGGTGTCGTCGATGAGCATCGCGATCACGCCGGGCACGGCGTCGGGACCGCTGAACGGGAAGGAGACCTTGGCGTGGACGAGCGCGGCGGCACCAAGCGTGAACAGCGGGGTGGAGGCGCGCATGCGCAGCAGGTCGCGGCACATCTCGGCGGCGCCGACGATCCGCTCAGGCCCCATGCGCAGCGACGGGTCGGCGAGGAGCGGCCGCATCAGGTGCCACGACTGCTGGTTGCTCGGGGCGGGCGGCAGCCCTCGACCGAAGCCGTGACGGGCTCCGGTGGGGTCGAAGGCGTTGAAGTGGTCGCCGGAGTCGAAGGAGTCGCGGTCCATCGACTTCGATCTCAGCAGCTCGGTGCCGGCGTGCCAGAACGACGGCGACTGGCCCAGCGCCGTGGTCGCGAGCGCGAGCACGTTCATCCGCACCCGGTCGTCGGCGGAGATGTCCGCGGGCAGCTTCCAGACGAGCGTGTCGTAGAGGGTCTCGTTGTCGTGCGCGTCGACGTAGTTGACGGACTCCTCGGGGCTCGTCGCGAAGCCCGCCGCCTGGCCGGCGTAGCGCAGCTCGCCGCCCGTGATCGTGCGCCCGTCCGCGCCGCGCAGGCGGAGGTCGCGCAGGTTGCCCGCGAGCGACAGCCGCACGAGGTCGCTCTGGTGGGCCAGCAGCGCGCGCTGCTCCGCCTCGGAGCCGTGCTGGTGGCCGTTGGGCTCGAGCAGGCAGCCGGTCGCGAAACCCTGCTCGGCGCGCTTGTCGGCGTCCATCGGGCCCCCGCCGAGCACGGCGTCCCGCAGCCGGTCGTTGAAGGCGCCGATGCCCGTGCCGTCGAGCTGGCTCTGGACGGCCTGGGTGAAGCGGGCGTTGTCGGCCACCTCGCCGAAGTTCCAGCCCTCGCCGTACAGGTAGACGCCGCGGCCGTCCACGCCGTCGCGCTCGAGCGTGAGCGCGTCGAGGGCGGCGCGCACGGCGAGCATGTTCTCGCGGCTGTGGTGGCCCATCAGGTCGAAGCGGAAGCCGTCGACGCGATAGTGCCGCGCCCACAGCACGACCGCGTCGACCATGAGCTTGCCCGCCAGCGCGTGCTCGGTCGCGACGTTCTGGCAGCAGGTCGAGGTCTCGATGCGGCCCTCGCGGCACAGCCGGTGGTAGTAGCCCGGCACCACCTTGTCGAGCACCGAGGTGCGCGCGTGACCGGCCCCGTCGGTGTGGTTGAAGACCTGGTCGAGCACTACCTGCAGGCCGGCGGCGTGGAGGGCGCCGACCATGCAGCGGAACTCCGCGGTGCGGGCGCCACCGCTCTGGCGGCCCTCGCGCGCATAGCTGCCCTCGGGCGCGAGGAAGTGGAAGGGGTCGTAGCCCCAGTTGTAGCCGTCGTGGGCGGCGACCGCGGCGACCGCCGCCTGCTGGGTGCTCGAGTCGGGTCGCGCCCCCGGGGGGATGTGTGCCTCCTGCTGGGCCGAGCGGCGCTCCGGGATGCTCGCGACGTCGAAGCAGGGCAGGAGGTGGACGGTGGTCAGCCCCGCGTCCGCGAGCGAGCGCAGATGGCGCATGCCCGCCGAGTCCGTCCGCGTGAACGCGCCGTAGGTGCCGCGGTCGGCGGCCGGCACGGTCCGGTCCGCGATCGAGAAGTCCCGGATGTGCAGCTCGTAGATGGTCTGCTGGGCCTGTCGCTTGCAGCGCGGCGCGGGCGCCGACGCCCACTGCGCGTCGCTCCAGGCCGGATCGCACAGGTCCACGAGCACGCTGTGCTCGGAGTCCACCGTCAGCCCCACCGAGTACGGGTCGGTGACGCGGTGCGTGCACGGACGGATGCGGTCGACGTCGAGCACGTCGACCTCGAACAGGTACGCGCGATCCCGCCACGCGGCCGTGCCCGTCACCTGCCAGCACCCGTCGTCGCGCCGCGTCATCGCGATCAGCTCGGCCGCGCCCTCGCCGTCGCCGTCCTCGAACAGGACCAGCCGGACCGCCGTGGCCGTCGGCGCCCACACCGTCAGGGTGGGCACGCCGCGGGTGAACCGGGGTCCGAGGTCGTCGTGCGCCAGGACGCGCTCGGCATAGAGGTCGTCGAGCACCCCCGCGGTCTGCAGGCCGAGCACGGACACGATGCGGCCGGTGCCGTCGCGGCCGATGACGAGCAGCTGCCCGGTCAGGGCCGTCTCGAGCGTGGCCCGGGCCAGCGGCACGCCGTCGCGACGCACGTGCAGCGCGTCGTAGTCGACGAGGTGGCGGCGCACCCGCAGCTGCTCCTCCCGCAGCCCCGCGGCGTCGGGCACGAGCGCAGCGAGCAGACGACCGCCGTTCACGGCGCCGCGATGCAGGCGCATGCCGCCCGCGGGCGCGCCGTGCAGCTCCCACGCCACCGCCCCGTTGCGATGCTCCGGCGGGAGCGCGATCGTGTGCGCGTCGAGGAAGTGCGCGAGGCGCAGGGGGAGCGCGTCCTGCGCGCGCGTCGAGGTCTGGGCGGAGGGGGAGTGCGCCGCGCGGACGTTCGGCGCGGCGGCGGGCACGGTCAGGGAGGACAACGGACGGCTTTCTCGGGGCGGGACGGGACCCCTCGACCCTAGACGCCCTCGTGGACACCCACTCGACGTTTCCCCCACCTCGTCCCGTACCCTCGTGCCATGAGCTCCGATGCAGGACGCAGCACTCCCGGACACGATCCGCACCCTGACGCCACCCCCCGGCGCGACGCGGGCAAGGGCAAGGGCAAGCGCCCCCAGGTGGTCCTCGAGGTGCTCGGCAAGACGCGCGTCACCCCCAACCTCATGCGGATCCTGCTGGGCGGCGAGCAGATCGACCAGCTCGCGTACAACGACTCGACCGACAAGTACGTCAAGCTGCTCCTGGCCGACCCGTCGAGCGGCCTCACCCCGCCCTACGACCTCGACGCGCTGCGCGAGAGCTCCCCGGAGCTGCTGCCGGCGCTGCGCACCTACACGGTGCGCAGCTGGGACCGGCAGACCGGGAAGATCGCCCTCGACTTCGTGCTGCACGGCGACGGGGAGCTCGACGGCATCGCCGCCCGGTGGGCCGACAGCGCGCTCCCGGGCGACCTCGTCGCGATGCGCGGCGCCGGCGGCGGCTACGCACCGGATCCGGCCGCGACCTCCCACCTGCTCATCGGCGACCACTCCGCGTTGCCCGCGATCGCTTCGGCCCTCGAGGCCATGGCGGAGGACGCCCGCGGCCTCGCGCTCATCCACCTGGACCACGCCGAGGACTCCCTCAACCTCGCGGCGCCTGACGGCCTCGAGGTCCGCTACCTGATCGGGGAGCGCGAGCAGCTGGTCGAGGCCGTCACGGCCCTCGACGTGCCCGACCCCGAGGGGGTGCAGGTCTTCGCCCACGGCGAGCGCGGCATTGTCAAGCAGCTGCGCCGCGAGCTTGTGAAGGTCAAGAGGATCCCGCGGGACCGCGTGTCGATCTCCGCCTACTGGGCGCTCGGCCGCATCGAGGACCAGTTCCAGGCCGAGAAGCGCGAG from Brachybacterium huguangmaarense carries:
- the pulA gene encoding pullulanase-type alpha-1,6-glucosidase, which produces MSSLTVPAAAPNVRAAHSPSAQTSTRAQDALPLRLAHFLDAHTIALPPEHRNGAVAWELHGAPAGGMRLHRGAVNGGRLLAALVPDAAGLREEQLRVRRHLVDYDALHVRRDGVPLARATLETALTGQLLVIGRDGTGRIVSVLGLQTAGVLDDLYAERVLAHDDLGPRFTRGVPTLTVWAPTATAVRLVLFEDGDGEGAAELIAMTRRDDGCWQVTGTAAWRDRAYLFEVDVLDVDRIRPCTHRVTDPYSVGLTVDSEHSVLVDLCDPAWSDAQWASAPAPRCKRQAQQTIYELHIRDFSIADRTVPAADRGTYGAFTRTDSAGMRHLRSLADAGLTTVHLLPCFDVASIPERRSAQQEAHIPPGARPDSSTQQAAVAAVAAHDGYNWGYDPFHFLAPEGSYAREGRQSGGARTAEFRCMVGALHAAGLQVVLDQVFNHTDGAGHARTSVLDKVVPGYYHRLCREGRIETSTCCQNVATEHALAGKLMVDAVVLWARHYRVDGFRFDLMGHHSRENMLAVRAALDALTLERDGVDGRGVYLYGEGWNFGEVADNARFTQAVQSQLDGTGIGAFNDRLRDAVLGGGPMDADKRAEQGFATGCLLEPNGHQHGSEAEQRALLAHQSDLVRLSLAGNLRDLRLRGADGRTITGGELRYAGQAAGFATSPEESVNYVDAHDNETLYDTLVWKLPADISADDRVRMNVLALATTALGQSPSFWHAGTELLRSKSMDRDSFDSGDHFNAFDPTGARHGFGRGLPPAPSNQQSWHLMRPLLADPSLRMGPERIVGAAEMCRDLLRMRASTPLFTLGAAALVHAKVSFPFSGPDAVPGVIAMLIDDTRGPRIDPLLDAVLTVFNAGPRDVTLPLVSDMADGLELSEVQRRGADPVVKRAVCSEGEIRVPARTVAVFCRPARH
- a CDS encoding siderophore-interacting protein — translated: MSSDAGRSTPGHDPHPDATPRRDAGKGKGKRPQVVLEVLGKTRVTPNLMRILLGGEQIDQLAYNDSTDKYVKLLLADPSSGLTPPYDLDALRESSPELLPALRTYTVRSWDRQTGKIALDFVLHGDGELDGIAARWADSALPGDLVAMRGAGGGYAPDPAATSHLLIGDHSALPAIASALEAMAEDARGLALIHLDHAEDSLNLAAPDGLEVRYLIGEREQLVEAVTALDVPDPEGVQVFAHGERGIVKQLRRELVKVKRIPRDRVSISAYWALGRIEDQFQAEKREPIGQIDD